The window ATGGAGCTTGCTGGAACACCATACCGCATGGGGAGTCGCGCAATGGGCGACTTCCAGTCTAAAGAAAACAGTTGGGCAGCAACCATTTTGGAGGAGGCGGGATTACTGATTTTCGGTAAAACCAACCTACCCGAATTCGGCTTGACCGTCACCACCGAGCCAGAACGTTTTGGAGCCACACACAACCCGTGGAACCTTGCACACTCGCCTGGTGGCTCCAGTGGTGGATCGGCAGTGGCAGTGGCCAGCGGGATTGTACCGATGGCTTCGGGCGGCGATGGCGGCGGCTCCATTCGGATTCCGGCGGCAAATTGCCATATTTTCGGTTTAAACCTAAACCCTAAATTAATAGGTAATAGATAACGTAAATTTTGGTAAATATTTGATTTGAAGGCGATTTTAGAGGCTATTATCTATTCCCTACTCATTCATTAGGTAATAGATATGATTCAACTCAAA of the Rhodothermia bacterium genome contains:
- a CDS encoding amidase, producing MTFEEYRQYDALGLAALVRTKAVHPNELLETALARLVEVNPKLNAIIELFPDRARQQMACLQQDSPFYGVPFLIKDLLMELAGTPYRMGSRAMGDFQSKENSWAATILEEAGLLIFGKTNLPEFGLTVTTEPERFGATHNPWNLAHSPGGSSGGSAVAVASGIVPMASGGDGGGSIRIPAANCHIFGLNLNPKLIGNR